A window of Candidatus Neomarinimicrobiota bacterium genomic DNA:
GTTTCTGAATACCGCACCCAACACCCAACCGAAGCTCGTTGTTGTTATTTCGGTTGATCAAATGAGAGAGGATTTTTTTGATCGTTTTGGTGATTTATTTACTGGGGGTTTAAAATACTTGTTGGAGGAAGGGGTTTATTTCTCTGAAGCTTTCCACGATCATGCTGTCTCTGTCACAGGACCTGGTCATTTTTCAATAGGATCTGGCCGGTACCCTGGCCCTGTTGGTATTTTATCCAATGATTGGTATGATCGGCAAACTGGATCCTATAATTATTGTGTTCAAGACAATGAAGCCACGGGTTTGGGTACGGATTATCAGAATATTAGTTATAGGAATATTAATGCTACCGCTCTGGGCGACTGGATCAAACATAAAACTCCCAACTCAAAAGTTTATTCAATTTCTTCTAAAGACAGGTCCGCTGTTTTTATGGGAGGTAAAAAGCCAACCGGTGTTTTCTGGTTGGATAATAGAACGGGGCAATACATAACTACCGATTACTACATGAAGCGCTATCCCAGATGGTTGAAAAAATTCAACCGGTCCAAGCCTCTTGACAAATATTTTGGTACTGAATGGAAACGTTCAATTAACGACTTGTCACAGTATGACATGCGTTGCCGTAAAGACAATTACCCTGGAGAGGAAATGTCAAAGAAATTTAATGGAAGAACTTTTCCACACACTTTACAGAAGCCTGATAAAGGAAGAGAGCCCATTTACGAAGATTTATGGAATTTCCCATTTTTAGACGAAGTATTACTTGATTTAGCAAAAGTTATTATTGATAAAGAATCCTTAGGTGAAGATAGTTCAACAGATTTGCTGAACATAGGTCTCTCCATGAGTGATGCCGTAGGGCATAGCTTTGGTCCTCATAGTCAGGAGGTCATGGAAATGTTTATGATGTTGGACGCCTACCTGGAGGAGTTTTTTAATTTTTTAGATAGAAATATTGGAATGGAACATGTTCTCGTGGCCCTTACTTCAGATCACGGTTCAGGGTATCTTCCTGAATACGCAAAGGAACTTGGTCTTGGAGGAGGGCGCTATGGAAATAACTGGAAAAAAGAATTACTAGAGTTGAATCATGAATTATCCCGGGAGTTTGGAGAGGGTAGTTACATAGAAGCTTTTTCAGCTGGAGCCATCTTCTATAGTCATCATCTAATGAGAGCGAAAGGGTTGTCACGCAAGGATATTGATTCCGTTGTCATTCCCTATATAGAGAAACTGGATATGGTGGACGGTGTTATTATTCGTTCAAAGCTGGAATCGGGAGATAATTTGACTGATTTGGAGCGGCTCTATAAAAATAGTTTTCATCCGGATAAGAGTGGGGACCTTCATGTAATACCAAAACCTCACTGGATCTCGAAAACTTCCTCTGGCGCTAGCCATGGCTCCCCCTACGAGTGGGATAGACATGTCCCTATGGTATTTGCAGGTTGCAATCTGAAACCAGCCCTGGTAGAAGAAAAAGTCAGAACTGTTGATTTTGCTCCAACCATTGGCAGATTACTGAATCTGG
This region includes:
- a CDS encoding alkaline phosphatase family protein, which codes for MVNKSQIIVKGLSFFFFGTFLNTAPNTQPKLVVVISVDQMREDFFDRFGDLFTGGLKYLLEEGVYFSEAFHDHAVSVTGPGHFSIGSGRYPGPVGILSNDWYDRQTGSYNYCVQDNEATGLGTDYQNISYRNINATALGDWIKHKTPNSKVYSISSKDRSAVFMGGKKPTGVFWLDNRTGQYITTDYYMKRYPRWLKKFNRSKPLDKYFGTEWKRSINDLSQYDMRCRKDNYPGEEMSKKFNGRTFPHTLQKPDKGREPIYEDLWNFPFLDEVLLDLAKVIIDKESLGEDSSTDLLNIGLSMSDAVGHSFGPHSQEVMEMFMMLDAYLEEFFNFLDRNIGMEHVLVALTSDHGSGYLPEYAKELGLGGGRYGNNWKKELLELNHELSREFGEGSYIEAFSAGAIFYSHHLMRAKGLSRKDIDSVVIPYIEKLDMVDGVIIRSKLESGDNLTDLERLYKNSFHPDKSGDLHVIPKPHWISKTSSGASHGSPYEWDRHVPMVFAGCNLKPALVEEKVRTVDFAPTIGRLLNLEIPGDVDGKPLNLVRD